A window from Mangifera indica cultivar Alphonso chromosome 2, CATAS_Mindica_2.1, whole genome shotgun sequence encodes these proteins:
- the LOC123209471 gene encoding laccase-4-like: protein MEMAPWIRIVTLLIACLLPASVECLVRHYNFNVVMKNTTKLCSTKPIVTVNGKFPGPTLIAREDDTLLVKVVNHVHYNVTIHWHGVKQLRTGWADGPAYITQCPIQPGQTYVYNFTLTGQRGTLLYHAHILWLRATLHGAIVILPKRGVLYPFPKPHQEVVIVLAEWWKSDVQAVINEALQSGLAPNVSDAHTINGYPGPVSNCASERGYTLPVEPGKTYMLRVISAALNQNLFFKIAGHKFTVIEVDASYTKPFKTEMVLMAPGQTTNLLLETNLGTGKFMVTASPFKDAPVVVNSRTATGMLHYFGTFDDTTTIVTIPSAQNDTPLVDNFTVALRSLNSKEYPTRVPLKIDHSLFFTIGLGINPCETCVNGNHVVAYINNVTFNMPSISLLQAHFFNIKGVYTDDFPRNPPNKYNYTGTQPTNVQTMNGTRVYRLRYNSTVQLVLQNTAMLAPESHPIHLHGFNFFAIGSGLGNYNADKHPKKFNLVDPVERNTISVPGGGWMAIRFIADNPGVWFMHCHLEVHSTWGLEMAFVVENGKGPNESLLPPPNDLPKC from the exons ATGGAGATGGCGCCATGGATTCGAATCGTTACACTGTTGATCGCTTGCCTGCTTCCGGCTTCAGTGGAGTGCTTGGTTCGACATTACAACTTCAAT GTGGTAATGAAGAACACCACTAAATTGTGTTCAACCAAACCTATCGTCACAGTCAATGGAAAATTCCCTGGCCCTACTCTTATTGCTAGAGAAGACGATACACTGCTTGTAAAAGTTGTCAACCATGTCCATTATAACGTCACAATCCACTG GCATGGAGTTAAGCAACTGCGGACTGGTTGGGCTGATGGTCCTGCGTACATAACACAGTGTCCGATTCAACCTGGCCAGACTTATGTGTATAATTTCACGCTCACCGGCCAAAGGGGTACACTTCTCTATCATGCTCACATTCTCTGGCTTCGAGCCACTCTCCATGGAGCTATTGTTATCTTGCCCAAACGTGGCGTTCTTTATCCCTTCCCCAAACCTCATCAGGAAGTTGTCATCGTATTAG CTGAATGGTGGAAATCAGATGTTCAAGCTGTCATCAATGAAGCTCTCCAATCTGGCCTAGCTCCCAATGTGTCTGATGCTCACACCATCAATGGTTATCCAGGGCCAGTATCAAACTGCGCTTCAGAGa GAGGATATACCTTACCAGTAGAACCCGGTAAGACATACATGCTGAGAGTCATCAGTGCTGCATTGAATCAAAATCTCTTCTTCAAGATCGCTGGCCATAAATTCACCGTGATTGAGGTTGATGCTTCATATACAAAGCCCTTCAAAACTGAAATGGTTCTCATGGCTCCAGGCCAAACCACAAATCTTCTTTTAGAAACAAACCTTGGAACTGGCAAGTTCATGGTCACGGCCTCACCTTTTAAGGACGCTCCCGTTGTCGTCAACAGCAGAACCGCCACTGGCATGTTGCACTATTTTGGTACCTTTGATGATACAACCACCATTGTCACCATCCCATCTGCTCAAAATGACACCCCACTTGTGGACAACTTTACTGTTGCCTTAAGAAGCCTAAATTCAAAAGAATATCCAACTAGAGTCCCTTTGAAGATAGATCATTCTCTTTTTTTCACTATTGGCCTCGGAATCAATCCTTGTGAAACTTGTGTCAATGGCAATCATGTTGTGGCATACATTAATAATGTCACTTTCAATATGCCAAGTATCTCACTCCTTCAAGCTcatttctttaatataaaaggaGTTTACACTGACGATTTCCCTCGCAATCCACCAAATAAATACAACTATACAGGCACACAACCAACAAATGTTCAAACCATGAACGGGACAAGAGTTTATCGCCTCCGTTACAACTCAACTGTTCAACTAGTCTTACAAAATACAGCAATGCTTGCCCCTGAAAGCCATCCAATTCACTTGCATGGCTTCAATTTCTTCGCAATTGGAAGTGGGTTAGGAAACTACAACGCCGACAAGCACCCAAAGAAATTCAATCTTGTCGACCCTGTAGAGAGGAACACCATTAGTGTCCCTGGTGGTGGATGGATGGCTATCAGATTCATAGCAGATAATCCAG GTGTTTGGTTCATGCATTGCCATTTGGAGGTGCATTCGACATGGGGGCTAGAGATGGCATTTGTTGTGGAGAATGGGAAAGGCCCCAATGAGTCACTTTTGCCGCCGCCCAATGACCTTCCCAAGTGTTAG